The Chitinophaga niabensis genomic interval TTTTTTGCGCCGGCTGTTTATCCCTTTGCGATCATTGCCTTGCTGGCATTGGCTGCATTGGTGCTGCTGGATTTTGTATTGCTCTATGCCGCGGGGCGCGCATTACAGGCAGACCGTAAAATGGCGGAACGTTTCAGTAACGGGGACCCCAATGAAGTAAGCATCATTATCCGCAATAACTATAATTTCCCGGTACGGATGGAAATACTGGATGAATTACCTTTCCAGTTCCAGGAACGTGATTTTGTACGATATGGTTTTCTGAGGAGTAAAGAGGAACAGGCGTTTAACTATCAATTACGTCCGGTGGAAAGAGGGGAATACCAGTTCGGGGCTACGCATGTTTTTGTGAAAACGCCATTCAGCCTGCTCAGGAGGCGTTTTACTTTTAACCATCCGCAAAATGTGAAGGTATATCCTTCTTATTTGCAATTGCGTAATTATGAATTATTCTCTTTCAAACATAAGCTCAACGAAATAGGTGTACACCGCAAACGAGCGATCGGGCATAGCATAGAGTTTGATCATATTAAGGAATACACGATGGGGGATGATGTGCGTACCTTAAACTGGAAAGCCACAGCCCGCCGCGGGAACCTGATGGTGAATAATTTCACGGAAGAAAGATCGCAGCAGGTGTATTGTGTGATCGACAAAGGGCGGAATATGAAAATGCCCTTTAACGGATTGAGCCTGTTGGATTATGCTATCAATTCCACGCTGGTGTTCAGCAATGTGGCATTGCATAAGGGAGATAAGGCCGGGCTGATCACTTTTACAGGGTTTCAAACGGAGGTCCTGGCAGCAGGAAATAAGAAAGTTCAGCTTAACAAGATACTGGATCAGTTATATGCGCAGACCACACAGTGGACGGAAAGTGATTATGAGAGACTGGGCGTTAATTTGCGGGCTTCTCTTTCGCAACGTTCCTTATTGATCCTCTTCACCAATTTTGAATCTGCTTCTGCCCTGCAACGCCAGTTACCTTACTTACGCCAGCTGGCTAAATATCATTTGCTGCTGGTGGTGTTCTTTGAGAACACAGAGATCAAAAAGCTCAATGAGCAAAAGGCAACTGCCGTAGAGGATATTTACATCCAGGTGATCGCCCAGAAGTTTGCACATGAGAAAAAACAGATCGTAAGAGAGCTGGCGCAATATGGTATTATGTCCTTACTCACTACACCCGAGCACCTAACGGTGGATGTGGTGAATAAGTACCTTGAGCTAAAATCCCGCATGCTTGCTTAGTTACAGCGGTTCTTCCTTTTCAAAATCTTTCGGGCCCTTGTTGCCCAGCTTAGTGAATTTGCGGATGTTATAAGTGATGTTCAGGCTGAGGTAGCGTACATTCTTCCGGTTATTGGAGAACTGCTCATAGTCTTTCGTTAACTCGTAGAAGTTCTTAACGGTAGACCCGAAGAGATTTTCTACAGTGAAGGATACATTCATTTTACGTTTGAATAAGTTCACCTGTCCGCGTAGACCACTATTGAAACGTGCTTCCTGTTTACCCTGAGCATAATAACGGGGGCCATTATACCTTCCATTCACGGAGATCGAGAATACGCGGATGCGGTAGGCTGCCCAGACGGTTAAGTTGGAAGTCCATCCTTCCACATGGGCAAATTTATCACTTACGGCATCTTTTCCTTCCTCTCCGCCATCCGTTGTGGTATTATAATAACGGATACCTCCACTGATATTCATGTTGATGGCACCTTTGTTGTTCTGTATGGCTTTAAAGAAGTGAGAGTTGAGGGTAAGGTAGAAGTTGCGGTCCTTCCTGCTGGCAAGGTTCACAAAAGTACTGGTGTTGATGATGGTGGTATCATTGATGTATTCCACTTTGGTATAACGGGAAATGATGTCACTGGCATCCTGTTGTTCCAGGCCGGCTTTAATTTGATGGCTCTTGATCTGCACAGTATATTCCATGCGGTAATCCTTTGTGAAAGAAGGCCGCAGATTGGGATTCCCGGTACGGATGTTGAAACTATCGGAAGTGTTCACAAAGGGATTCAACTGGTCCGGAGAGGGGCGGTCCATATTCCGGTTGAAATTGAATGTGAGCTGTTGTTGTTTGTAATCGTACTGGAAGTTGATACCCGGGGAGAAGTTCGTGTATTTGAAAGGTACGCGGCTTCTCAGGGAATCCAGCAGGGCCATCTGGTTAAAGAACTGGATCCCCGGATTGAAGCGGAGATTAGCCATATGATCTTTCCAGGGGCTATAATTGATACCGAGCGAACTACGGATCTCATATGTTTCATTGTTGAAACGGTTGCCGGCATATTGTTCTTCTGATTTGGAGCCAGTATATCCTAAGCGGCTGGTGAAGTTATAGCCGAGTTTCCTGCTGCGTTTCCCATAGGAGGCGCTTACAGCATAGTTCTGGTTGAAATCAGAATAATCTGTAGAAAGCCTGGGTGCAGGTAACATTTCAATATCGTTTACATTCTTGCGGGTGGCGAGGTTGAGGTTGCTACCTCCGCTCATTTCCATGCTGCTGCTCAGGTCGTAGTACTTACCGTCAGAGAGCGGCTGACGGAAATGGAAGTTGCCGCGCATGCTGAAATTGCCATTACGCCGTTTGTTCCTCTGCAGGGATGTGTCTTCCGTTAACAGGTAGAAATAATCATTATTCCCATATCCGCTGCCGTTGTTCTTTGTGAAGTTGAAACCTGCTTCCAGTTTCTTTTCCCGCTGTTCATATTCTTTTATATAGTTCCAGTCCGTTACTCCGCGGAACCCGTTCCTGCGGTTTATATTGTCCTGGGCCTTCTGCATAGTGGGTTTATGGGTATAATCACTATTGGTGCTGTTATTGGAACTGTTGCTGCCATCACCCGTCCAGCCAAGGGTTACTGAGCCCCGGAGCTTTTCTTTCTCCGTGATCTTCAGTTCGTAACGGCCATTGAGGTTATGGTTGAAATTATAAGAGGTACGGAAGTTTTTCTGGTCCAGGAAGGAAGTGTCGCCTCCCGGTACTTTCGGGAAATAGCTACGGTTGAGGTAAGAGCTGTCTGAATTATATACTCCGTTATTAAAATATGTTACCTGGAATGGCGCGAGGTTGAGATTGTAGCGCATTTTGGCGTTCAGGTTCCTTCTGCTGTCCATTCCCGCAGTAAAGGCGGCGGAATAACCCCTGAACTGGATCTTACGGGTAATGATATTGATATAGCGGATATTGGTACGGCCTTCTACCAACGCCTGTTCTGCTTCTACGGGGTCTGGTGGTACTTTCAGCACTTCTATCCTTTCGATCATGAAAGAGGGAAGGTTGTTGAGGTAGCTGTTGTAGTCCATACCGGTGAGGGCAATGGGTTTATCATCCACATAAAACTTCACCTTATCCTTTCCCTCCATGGTGATATTATTATTAGCATCTATGGTGATACCGGGTACATATTCCAGCAGTTCCATACCAGTACCGCCGGGCAGGAAGTTTTCGTCCGGCGTGAAAATGATACTGTCTTTGTTCATGGTGAACATCTTCTTCTGGCTCACGATGGTCACTTCTTTCAGGGTGCGGGTGCCGGTTTCCAGGAGAATGGTGCCCAGTTCCCAGAGTGTACGTTCTGCGTTCACCTTTACATTCACAAAGTAGGGCGCAAAGCCCATGGTGCCAATCCTTACGATATAACTACCATATACTACAGGTTTTATAATAAAAGCACCCCGTTCATCGGCAGCGGCGCCGGTGACTACGGTGGAATCGTCCTCATTGAGCAAGGCGATGGTAGCAAATGGAATGGGTTCCTTGTTGGAGGCCTGCAAAACTTTTCCTTTAACAGTACCGGTTTCGGTATCCTTATTAGAAGGGGGTTGTTGTGCTTTTACTTCGCTAGCTAACATACATCCGAGCAGGCAAAGGCTTCCGAAAATGGTTGCAATGCTGCCATTTGGCTTGATATTCATCTAAATGATAATATAGGTTGATGTCCGAAAATTACTACCCCGCATCCAGTAAATAGTAACAATTACACATAAGCGGGATAATCGGGATAAATGGTAGGGCTGTGTCTTTTTTTGCCTGATGGTCTCTTAGTTCTTCTGTTCGCGTACCTATATGACGTCAAACAGCCGTAAATCCTGTACAACAGTGGCAAGTTTTTTTTAATAGGAGGTAATTTTACGGGTATTTGGGGGAAGGGGCAGATCATTTCCTGATCAGCCGTTGATCGATGAGCTTCATCAGTTCATCGCGGTGATTTTTACTGACGGGGATCTTATGCGTACCGGAGGTGATCTCGTTGCCGGAGAAGGCCTGGATCTTATCTGCCGCCACAATATAGGATTTATGTACCCGGAGGAATTTTCCCGGGGGCAGTTGGTTTTCCGCAGATTTGATAGTGGCCAGGGTCATATATTTCCCCTTTGCCGTATGGATGGTGATATAATTCTGTGCGCCTTCTATAAAAAGTATTTCCGCATAAGCGATCTTTTCAAAGCCATGCCCTGTTTTAATAAAAAGGTGATCTGCGGGAGCCGGGGTATCCGTAAATAATGCCCTGGCACGGTTCACAGATTGCAGGAAGCGTTCCGGCGTAATGGGCTTAACGAGGTAATCCAGCACATTCAGCTCAAAACCTTCCAGGGCATAATTGGGATATGCCGTGGTGATGATCACCAGTGGCTTTACGGTAAGACTTTTAAGAAAATCAATCCCCCTGATCCGGGGCATCTGGATGTCCAGGAACATCAGGTCAATCTTCTCTGCCACCAGCACTTCATTAGCTTCCATGGCATTACTGCATTGTGCCACCAGCTGAAGAAAGCTGATATCTTTTACCAGCAGCTCCATACCCTCGCGGGCTAATGGTTCATCGTCTACTATGATGCAACGGATGTTCATGCAAGTTGTATACTGAGTAAAACTATGTATTTTTTCGGGCTGTCGTAGATCTTTAACTTATGCTGGTGCGGATAAAGGAGTTCCAGTCTTCTTTTTACATTGATCTGCCCGATCCCTCCGGCCTCCTGTTGAGCAGGCATTTCATCTTTGCTGTTTTCAATCCGGAATGCAAAGGTATTGTTTTGCTGTTCCAGCAGAATATGGATGTAATTCTCCGGCCCGGTGGACAGGTATTTGAAGGCATTCTCCACAAAGGCAATGAGTAATAGTGGCGCAATAGAGAAATCCTTTACGCTTTCCTTTACTTCATAATTGATCTGCACGGCATTGCCCTTGCGTAATTTCTCCAGTGCGATATAATCATTGAGGTAAGCGATCTCTTTCTCAATGGGAATTACCTCCGTATTACATTCATATAACTGGTAACGCATCATGTCTGAAAACTTAGCGAGTGTTTGCGCAGCTGTTTCAGGGTCTTTGCGGATCAGTACATAAATACTGTTGATGGCATTGAACAGAAAGTGAGGGTTCATCTGGGCACGCAGGAACCTTAGCTCATGCTGCATCTGGTGTTTCTCTGCCTGGTTGTTCCGCCTGTCTGCTACCACTTTGTCTTTAATGATCTTAACGGCGATCGCTCCAAAAGCTGCATAGGTATTTGCCATCAGCACATAAGAGAAAAATGAATGGGGTATGCGGGTAAAAATAGTGAAATGGATACCCGCAATGAATGATGTACAAACCAGTATATCCAACATGATGGCTAAAGCAAACTTCCAGTAGTTCCGTGGATGAAAATAACGGGGAACTATCCAATACATACCTAAGTACACACAAGCACCCTGCCCCATTATCCAGAACGAGATCGACAGGATGGCATTGCCCAGCGGCATATGATTCATTTTCATGGAAAACGTGATCCAGAAAAAGGCATAGGCGATCCAGAAAAGGATGTGATGGACTTTATATCTGTATAAGAGGTTCATGTAGCCAAACTACTGTGGTTACTGTAATGTAGCAATCTTTATTGATGAAATGCGGGAAGGAATGGATGAATATCCACGGCGCAGGCGCTTTCATCCAGCCGGCCTTTGGATGGCCAATTCCCTTTTTCCGATACCTCCGGCCCGGTTCCTTGCCCCGGCAGATGATTTTCTTGATAAATAATTGATAATCATTAAATTGAACCGTCCCGGCCGGCAGCTGAGGTGGTTTTTCTATGATAGGGAAATCATTGATATATAATATTTTGCCTGATTTTCAGTTATAGTACAAATCAAAATCCCGATCGCCCGTTCCTATGTTCCTAACGAAGAAGCATATATTATTTATTTCCACGCAGCTGCTATTGATCATATCTGGCAAGGCCCAGAACCTTATACCTAATCCGAGCTTTGAGGATGTGAATATTTGCACAGAGTTTAATGCACCCTGTTCGCCATCGGCCTGGGAAAGCGTAGCGCCGGAAAGCATGCGGCTGGATTATATGTACAATCCCGTTCCGGTAGCGGGGAATAATTTTATCAGGCTGGTATATGCTGCTCCGAACAGGAAACGCAATTATGCACAAACGCAATTGCTCTGCCCTTTGGAGAAAGGCCGCAAATACCGGATCACACTGGTGGCTGGAAAAGACGAGGAAGGCATTCCTGAACTGGACTTTCATTTTGATACTGCTTACATTTTCCGGGAGTTTGCCAATCCTTTGACGGAGTTGCAGGCTCATCTGAAAATGGAGGCCGGGGATGTGATCAGATCAGTAAAGGGCAGGATCAATTTTTATACTTTCCAGCGTGAGTTCACGGCAGCAGAAAGTTATGGTTATGTACTGATCGGCAACTTCCAGGAAGGACCATTCAGTTCAGAGAGGATTTATAATTATGTAGACAGTATCAGCATTGCACCTGTAGGAGAGCAGGGGCTACTTTGTGAAAATGCCGTAAAGATAAAGGAGCGTTTATATGAGCAGCACCGCCGCCATTTGATCCCTGCTGTTTTTTACCGGCGCTTGCAGGAAAGCCTGCAAAGGCCTGTGCTACCGGTAAAATGTATCACCATCCTTGTGAAAGACGAAAAGATCTTTACCGCCAGGGGAAGGGCATTAGAGCCGGAAGCCGCTGCCAGGTTGGATTCTGTGCTTCGGTTGTATGATCCCGGAGTGGGTATGAAAGTAACTATCACAGGGCATTCTGCTAAAGCAGGATCGTACAATTTCAATAAAGTAATGTCCCTGGAAACTGCAAGGAAAATAGCAGATATACTGGTGTACAGGAGCGGGTTTAATTATGATGATATCGCCATTGACGGGAAAGGCAATACCATGCCACGTTTCGATGCTTCCACAGAAGAAGGGCGGGAAGGAAATACATATGTAACACTGGAATGTTGTATTCCTCAGCTGGCGCCTGAGCCGGAGATAGCGCAAGCAGTGCCTCCTAAACCAGATACGCTGGTGATCCCGGATGTATTGTTCCGGTTCAATAGCAGTGAATTGAATGCAAAATTATATAGTTCGCTGGACAGCCTTATTCAGAAGATCCCAAGGGAAGAAGTGATACAGCTGCAACTGCTGGGGCATACAGATAATGTGGGGGCGGATGAATATAACCTGGACCTTTCCCGCAGGCGGGCTATGTCTGTAGCAGAATACCTGCGGAAAAAGGGATTGGAACAGGTCATAAGGCATGTGGCTGGTATGGGAGAAGCCTCACCTGTTACAGGAAATGATACACCTGAAGGCCGGAGGAAGAACCGGCGGGTGGAGATCATTATTTATAAAGGGGCGGATTAGTTTTCGAATTACCCAGGCAGGCAATTATAAAAAAAGGCCAGTCAACATTAGTTGGCTGGCCTTCAGCATTTTTAAACAGTTCAAACAGGAAGATTATTTTGCCAGGTAGGAGCGGAGCATCCAGGCCATTTTTTCATGCTGGCGGAGGAGCCCTGTAACGAAATCGCTGGAGCCAAGGTCTTTTTGCTTGTCGCTGAATTCAGTGATCAGTTCCCGGAGGCTACGGATGATGGTTTCATGATCATCCAGCAGGTTCTTGATCTGCTCAGATTGTTTGCTGGTATACTCAGGTTCCAGCAGGTTAGTGAGTTTCAGGAAATCTACCAGTCTGCCTGTGCTGTAATGTCCGATCATACGGATCCTTTCTGCTACTTCGTCAATGATCTCTGCCAGATCGCCATACTGTTTTTCAAAGAAAAGATGCATCTCAGAAAAATTGTCCCCTACTACATTCCAGTGGTAGTTGCGGGTTTTGGTATAGAGGATGTGTTCATCCGCTAACAATACCTGCAATTTGTCTGCTACTTCCTGTAAATGTTTCTCGGGTACGCCAATGTTTACTTTCATGGTTATAATGTTTTTTGGGTAAAAAATTTGACTCTTTATAATTCGATCAGGGCATAAACCTTATCATTCAGGTAACGCCCGCCGGGATGCATCGCTGAATAATCCAGGTTGATCCAGTATTCTCCCTTCATCTCATGATAATATAACTCTTTTACAGGGGGATTGTTGAATAAAAGCACAATTGCCTGCTTTAATACCTCAAAATCCTCTGCATTGCCACAATACAGTTCCGGATAGGCATGCCCCCTGATCAGCACGATCCTTGTTCTGGCTCCGATGGACTGCAAGCAGGAAGCTACCAGGATGGAGTGATCATCACAATCACCGCCCAGTCCATTCCTGATGGTTTCCATGGGGGTGGCAAAGTATTCATCCCGCTGGCTGTCGTTCACATATTTAAAATTCTTTCTAATATGAGACCAGAGGGAAAGGTACCGGACGATCTTCCCATACTTTGGCCAGTATTCATCGAAGTTAGCGACAGAATATTCAACGGAAAAATTGCGGACGGTGGAGTCCTGGTAATTGATCTTTTCCCGGATGCCCCTTACGGTCTTATCCACGTAGGTTTCCACTTTACGGGGATAGAAGCTCAGGATGTCCAGTTGCTTGTTATCCCGGGTACCCCAGTTGCCCTGTACCATACCCTGGTAGTCGTTCAGTACATTGGTGAACGAATAGCGGCCGGTGAGGGAATTGAATACCATTACCCCTGCCACCAGTACGAAAGCGGGAATGATCAGGGGCCTGAAGATCCATAAGAGGATGCGGGTGAATAAAAAAGCAATGAGGATGGAAAGGAACAGGTCTATATGCCATTGCCCGAGCTGAACTACCGGCATGAACCGGTTAATATATGGGGCCAGTGGCAGTAATGTCAATAGGCTCAGCAGGTTCAGCAGGAAATGCTGGAAAGTTGTGTATTTGCTCTGGTCAATGGGCATTGCGAATATTAGTACCGCAAAATTATGCCAATTATGCCGTACGGAACCTTAAACATTTATTAAAGAATCCGTACGGCTTACACATGTGCATCAGAGAAAATGGGGCAAAGCCTGTTTGAAAGAAGTGCTTTCCCGGATAGATTCAATTTTCTGCAATGCGTCCTTCTTCTGCTTGTCCATTTGAAGGTGTTGGTATATTCGGTTAAGTACGCCGTAATTCAGGAGTGAGAAAATTTTGAAGTCAAGTTTCTGGGCCATGTCCATGGCAGATTCGGCAGCGCGGATGGCTTTGTTGAAATCACTCTCCCTGTAATAGATGCCGGCTGCGATGATCTTTTGCAATGTTTCCAGGTGGCGGCCATTGAAGAAATCCGTATTATATTGTTTCAATATCCTTTCCACATGGGTATTGATCCTTTTAGCAGAAGTGATGTCTCCTGTATCCAGGTGGGCCTGTGCTTTCCAGCATAACATCATCAGGCGGAAAGGATCCGTTCTGTTGAAGAGGATGGAAGGATGTTCTTTAAACAAACGTTGCGTGAAGTTCAGCAACTGCTGAGGATCTCCCAGTAGCAGGAAGATGAAACAGATAGCACGGTACACCGCTTCTTCGCTAACTGTAAAAGGCTGCTTTTCCGGGAAACTCCAGCATTGTGCATAATGATAGATCTTTTCCCTGGCTGCTTCATTCATGATCCCGAACTTCAGGTATTCATAAATAAAGAGGAAGGCCTCATAAGGATTGATCCACATGGCCATAACGGTTTCATCTGCCATGCAGAGCTTTTTAATGCTCGCCAGTTCTACTTCACATTGTTCCGCATCCAGTTGCATTAAGGCCATTACAAAGAGGTTGCAGCGGATCTTCAGTTTGTCTTCCGGAGATTCAGCCATTCCCAGCAGGGTATTCAGCATCTTCCGTTTTTTGAAATGGATGAAATCGTCGCTGATGAAATTGCTGATGGGGTTCTTGCGGAAATAACCGGGAGGGAATATCCTCGAGAGCTGCGGTTGATGATTCCCTTCCTGCTGATAATGTAATACAACATATTCCAGCAGATGTGCTTTCCCCACAGTGTTGAGCGGCTGCTGGAATATGTATTGAATACCCTTCACCTGGTCGTTGGTGATGGCATAACGCAGTAACCATTTCAACACAGAGATCCGGAAAGGCGATTGCGGAAAATAATTTATCACCGTTTGCACCAGTTCTTCTGATAGTTCAGATCCGTGCTGTTGAATGAAATGCATAGCGGTAAAATATTCCAGCAGGAAATTATGGGCAAAGCGGACTTTTACATTGAACATGATCTCCTGGCTGAGATTTTCTTCTACCAGTATATTATCTGCAAGTAGTTCCTTGTAAGCGGGGAACAGGTCCGCATTTTGATTAAGCAATTTGCTTTTATCGGTGTAAAGGCCATCCCTGCCCATGTCCAGCAGCAACAGCAGTTTTTCGATGATCTTTATTTTAAAAGTGTTGTTGGGAGAATTAAAAACACGGTTGAGGATAAACTTAGAAATGATCTCGTAGAGGCTCAGGTTTTCATCTACAAACGACTGGTCAGGCGTACTGCTGAGCTGGCAGAACAATTGCAGGTAATATGGATGCCGCAGTTTTTGCAGGAAACTTTCCGAAAACAATCTTACCGTGGCAGGTTCATACTCACAATTATAAAGTACGGATTTTACCTCCTGTTCTGTTAGCAACGGAATATTCGTATTGGTTTCTTCATCCATTTCAGGCCCCAGGTACCAATAGCGGCGGAATGCAGGATATTGGGTGGATTGCTGGAATACATCTCCCCATGTGCCGGACCGGATGGAGAGGATCACTTTCACCCAGGGATGCTGGTCATTAGAGTACACAAAATCTTCCAGTTTGTTGTACAGCATCTTCAATTTATCGGCGCCCATGGCCAATTCATCGAAGCCGTCTATGATCAGCACCAGCCTGCCGCCTTTTTCATGTGTATTGGTGCTGAAATACTCCCGGAAGTTTTCACCATTACCAAGGTTTAGCTGGTTATCCAGCCAGGCGGATAGGGAAAAACCTTTTACCAGCAGGCTTCCGGCGGCATGTGCGTTGATGAACCAGCAGATATCCTGCTGGTATACAGGGTCCCTTCCAAACCAGAAATGCTCTGCTGCATGAACAAGCGCCATTGATTTACCCCAGCCTGCCGGTGCAATGAACACGGTGGCGGCATAGTCACTTTCCAGGAAGCGTTCAATATGAGAAAGGCAATACTGGCGGGGAACCG includes:
- a CDS encoding DUF58 domain-containing protein codes for the protein METPVRFYYSLFFHTRLYLSLGAVVVLFVVSFFAPAVYPFAIIALLALAALVLLDFVLLYAAGRALQADRKMAERFSNGDPNEVSIIIRNNYNFPVRMEILDELPFQFQERDFVRYGFLRSKEEQAFNYQLRPVERGEYQFGATHVFVKTPFSLLRRRFTFNHPQNVKVYPSYLQLRNYELFSFKHKLNEIGVHRKRAIGHSIEFDHIKEYTMGDDVRTLNWKATARRGNLMVNNFTEERSQQVYCVIDKGRNMKMPFNGLSLLDYAINSTLVFSNVALHKGDKAGLITFTGFQTEVLAAGNKKVQLNKILDQLYAQTTQWTESDYERLGVNLRASLSQRSLLILFTNFESASALQRQLPYLRQLAKYHLLLVVFFENTEIKKLNEQKATAVEDIYIQVIAQKFAHEKKQIVRELAQYGIMSLLTTPEHLTVDVVNKYLELKSRMLA
- a CDS encoding outer membrane beta-barrel protein — its product is MNIKPNGSIATIFGSLCLLGCMLASEVKAQQPPSNKDTETGTVKGKVLQASNKEPIPFATIALLNEDDSTVVTGAAADERGAFIIKPVVYGSYIVRIGTMGFAPYFVNVKVNAERTLWELGTILLETGTRTLKEVTIVSQKKMFTMNKDSIIFTPDENFLPGGTGMELLEYVPGITIDANNNITMEGKDKVKFYVDDKPIALTGMDYNSYLNNLPSFMIERIEVLKVPPDPVEAEQALVEGRTNIRYINIITRKIQFRGYSAAFTAGMDSRRNLNAKMRYNLNLAPFQVTYFNNGVYNSDSSYLNRSYFPKVPGGDTSFLDQKNFRTSYNFNHNLNGRYELKITEKEKLRGSVTLGWTGDGSNSSNNSTNSDYTHKPTMQKAQDNINRRNGFRGVTDWNYIKEYEQREKKLEAGFNFTKNNGSGYGNNDYFYLLTEDTSLQRNKRRNGNFSMRGNFHFRQPLSDGKYYDLSSSMEMSGGSNLNLATRKNVNDIEMLPAPRLSTDYSDFNQNYAVSASYGKRSRKLGYNFTSRLGYTGSKSEEQYAGNRFNNETYEIRSSLGINYSPWKDHMANLRFNPGIQFFNQMALLDSLRSRVPFKYTNFSPGINFQYDYKQQQLTFNFNRNMDRPSPDQLNPFVNTSDSFNIRTGNPNLRPSFTKDYRMEYTVQIKSHQIKAGLEQQDASDIISRYTKVEYINDTTIINTSTFVNLASRKDRNFYLTLNSHFFKAIQNNKGAINMNISGGIRYYNTTTDGGEEGKDAVSDKFAHVEGWTSNLTVWAAYRIRVFSISVNGRYNGPRYYAQGKQEARFNSGLRGQVNLFKRKMNVSFTVENLFGSTVKNFYELTKDYEQFSNNRKNVRYLSLNITYNIRKFTKLGNKGPKDFEKEEPL
- a CDS encoding LytR/AlgR family response regulator transcription factor; amino-acid sequence: MNIRCIIVDDEPLAREGMELLVKDISFLQLVAQCSNAMEANEVLVAEKIDLMFLDIQMPRIRGIDFLKSLTVKPLVIITTAYPNYALEGFELNVLDYLVKPITPERFLQSVNRARALFTDTPAPADHLFIKTGHGFEKIAYAEILFIEGAQNYITIHTAKGKYMTLATIKSAENQLPPGKFLRVHKSYIVAADKIQAFSGNEITSGTHKIPVSKNHRDELMKLIDQRLIRK
- a CDS encoding sensor histidine kinase, whose amino-acid sequence is MNLLYRYKVHHILFWIAYAFFWITFSMKMNHMPLGNAILSISFWIMGQGACVYLGMYWIVPRYFHPRNYWKFALAIMLDILVCTSFIAGIHFTIFTRIPHSFFSYVLMANTYAAFGAIAVKIIKDKVVADRRNNQAEKHQMQHELRFLRAQMNPHFLFNAINSIYVLIRKDPETAAQTLAKFSDMMRYQLYECNTEVIPIEKEIAYLNDYIALEKLRKGNAVQINYEVKESVKDFSIAPLLLIAFVENAFKYLSTGPENYIHILLEQQNNTFAFRIENSKDEMPAQQEAGGIGQINVKRRLELLYPHQHKLKIYDSPKKYIVLLSIQLA
- a CDS encoding OmpA family protein, with the translated sequence MNICTEFNAPCSPSAWESVAPESMRLDYMYNPVPVAGNNFIRLVYAAPNRKRNYAQTQLLCPLEKGRKYRITLVAGKDEEGIPELDFHFDTAYIFREFANPLTELQAHLKMEAGDVIRSVKGRINFYTFQREFTAAESYGYVLIGNFQEGPFSSERIYNYVDSISIAPVGEQGLLCENAVKIKERLYEQHRRHLIPAVFYRRLQESLQRPVLPVKCITILVKDEKIFTARGRALEPEAAARLDSVLRLYDPGVGMKVTITGHSAKAGSYNFNKVMSLETARKIADILVYRSGFNYDDIAIDGKGNTMPRFDASTEEGREGNTYVTLECCIPQLAPEPEIAQAVPPKPDTLVIPDVLFRFNSSELNAKLYSSLDSLIQKIPREEVIQLQLLGHTDNVGADEYNLDLSRRRAMSVAEYLRKKGLEQVIRHVAGMGEASPVTGNDTPEGRRKNRRVEIIIYKGAD
- a CDS encoding Dps family protein; translation: MKVNIGVPEKHLQEVADKLQVLLADEHILYTKTRNYHWNVVGDNFSEMHLFFEKQYGDLAEIIDEVAERIRMIGHYSTGRLVDFLKLTNLLEPEYTSKQSEQIKNLLDDHETIIRSLRELITEFSDKQKDLGSSDFVTGLLRQHEKMAWMLRSYLAK
- a CDS encoding transglutaminase domain-containing protein, yielding MPIDQSKYTTFQHFLLNLLSLLTLLPLAPYINRFMPVVQLGQWHIDLFLSILIAFLFTRILLWIFRPLIIPAFVLVAGVMVFNSLTGRYSFTNVLNDYQGMVQGNWGTRDNKQLDILSFYPRKVETYVDKTVRGIREKINYQDSTVRNFSVEYSVANFDEYWPKYGKIVRYLSLWSHIRKNFKYVNDSQRDEYFATPMETIRNGLGGDCDDHSILVASCLQSIGARTRIVLIRGHAYPELYCGNAEDFEVLKQAIVLLFNNPPVKELYYHEMKGEYWINLDYSAMHPGGRYLNDKVYALIEL
- a CDS encoding NACHT domain-containing protein, which gives rise to MIDLSYDFIITLQNEVLRQFGVDNLQPNQCKHLAQAILNQTGKLVSETTLKRVFGFAVTQHSFSRYTLNTLAQYCRFKDWEDFQAHYYKKTLRPSAQTDHSRWADVKKRAAAISHYTLLTLKNRCGVPFDHTVPRQYCLSHIERFLESDYAATVFIAPAGWGKSMALVHAAEHFWFGRDPVYQQDICWFINAHAAGSLLVKGFSLSAWLDNQLNLGNGENFREYFSTNTHEKGGRLVLIIDGFDELAMGADKLKMLYNKLEDFVYSNDQHPWVKVILSIRSGTWGDVFQQSTQYPAFRRYWYLGPEMDEETNTNIPLLTEQEVKSVLYNCEYEPATVRLFSESFLQKLRHPYYLQLFCQLSSTPDQSFVDENLSLYEIISKFILNRVFNSPNNTFKIKIIEKLLLLLDMGRDGLYTDKSKLLNQNADLFPAYKELLADNILVEENLSQEIMFNVKVRFAHNFLLEYFTAMHFIQQHGSELSEELVQTVINYFPQSPFRISVLKWLLRYAITNDQVKGIQYIFQQPLNTVGKAHLLEYVVLHYQQEGNHQPQLSRIFPPGYFRKNPISNFISDDFIHFKKRKMLNTLLGMAESPEDKLKIRCNLFVMALMQLDAEQCEVELASIKKLCMADETVMAMWINPYEAFLFIYEYLKFGIMNEAAREKIYHYAQCWSFPEKQPFTVSEEAVYRAICFIFLLLGDPQQLLNFTQRLFKEHPSILFNRTDPFRLMMLCWKAQAHLDTGDITSAKRINTHVERILKQYNTDFFNGRHLETLQKIIAAGIYYRESDFNKAIRAAESAMDMAQKLDFKIFSLLNYGVLNRIYQHLQMDKQKKDALQKIESIRESTSFKQALPHFL